A stretch of the Oenococcus sp. UCMA 16435 genome encodes the following:
- the purR gene encoding pur operon repressor: MKTPRAERLVDMTHYLVERPRTLVPLTFFANRYSSAKSSISEDLTILKKTLKERGVGLLETIPGAAGGAKFYPYILEREADEFVNDMLKQVNDETRVLPGGYVYLSDLLGKPSVLRQVGRLVATEYLNTDIQAVMTAATKGVPMAAAVAEQLNVPFVIVRSGENKVTEGPTVSVNYLTGSSKHVEKMELSRRSLPTGLNILIVDDFMKAGGTINGMKTLAKEFDSDVKGVAIFAEGRAQERQVDDFTSLLHVDTNLDSGEVIKVQFGNYKQNIFRGRENKIVRS, encoded by the coding sequence ATGAAAACACCCCGAGCTGAACGTTTAGTAGATATGACTCATTATCTTGTGGAAAGGCCGCGTACACTTGTGCCGTTGACTTTTTTTGCTAACCGCTATTCTTCGGCTAAGTCATCGATTTCCGAAGATTTAACAATTCTAAAAAAGACTTTAAAAGAGCGCGGCGTTGGACTTTTGGAGACGATCCCCGGAGCTGCCGGCGGAGCAAAATTTTATCCATATATTTTAGAAAGAGAGGCCGATGAATTTGTTAATGACATGCTCAAACAGGTTAATGACGAGACGCGGGTTTTGCCCGGTGGCTACGTTTATCTTTCCGATCTTTTAGGCAAACCGTCGGTTTTGCGCCAAGTTGGTCGTTTGGTTGCAACGGAGTATTTAAACACTGATATCCAGGCAGTTATGACCGCAGCAACCAAAGGTGTCCCGATGGCTGCAGCTGTTGCCGAACAACTAAACGTGCCTTTCGTGATTGTCCGTTCGGGAGAAAACAAAGTTACTGAAGGTCCGACTGTTTCAGTCAATTATTTAACCGGTTCTTCCAAACATGTCGAAAAGATGGAATTGTCCCGGCGCAGTTTACCGACTGGTTTGAATATTTTAATTGTCGACGACTTCATGAAAGCCGGTGGCACGATCAATGGTATGAAGACACTTGCAAAGGAATTTGATTCTGATGTCAAAGGGGTTGCTATTTTTGCCGAAGGCCGGGCTCAGGAGCGCCAAGTCGACGATTTCACCTCTTTGCTGCATGTTGATACTAATCTTGATTCCGGAGAAGTGATTAAAGTTCAGTTTGGAAATTATAAGCAGAACATTTTCAGAGGAAGGGAAAATAAGATTGTCAGAAGTTGA
- a CDS encoding threonine synthase, with product MKFQSTRGQAAIVDGIDALINGLAPDGGLYVPLVFPTIDFNWKKLQDENYLQIGQLVLSTFFDEFSNSEIADFLKSAYRDFDDSKIVRVHQLDGKRNLLELFHGPTLAFKDMALSLLPYLLTAAIKKSGSSKTLVILTATSGDTGGAALKGFSDVPQTKIVVYYPSVGVSKLQRQQMTTADGKNTHVVAVTGNFDDAQKAVKNLLTDHRLIQKMNAASLAFSSANSINIGRLIPQVIYYVYAYAQLVKDKRLLAGEKLDVTVPTGNFGDILAAYWAKKLGVPIGKLTVASNANHVLTDFFATGIYDADRSFQVTSSPAMDILVSSNLERLLFDVAGSKAVAAWMKDLADKRRYQLDDLSLSRLQDSFNAAFADPKTTAQTIRETFQQNNYLLDPHTAVAVSVEKDFPSDRQQLIVATASPFKFAETVLKALGKEAGNDPQTNLNLLSDLSGQAVPEAINGLFNKKVLHTKKLAIEDLPTDLNKALGI from the coding sequence ATGAAATTTCAAAGTACACGCGGACAAGCAGCGATTGTTGATGGGATTGACGCCCTTATCAACGGATTGGCACCAGATGGCGGGCTTTATGTACCGCTTGTTTTTCCAACGATTGATTTTAATTGGAAAAAATTGCAGGATGAAAATTATCTTCAGATTGGGCAGTTGGTTCTTTCGACTTTTTTTGACGAATTTTCAAATTCTGAAATAGCTGATTTTTTGAAATCGGCTTATCGTGATTTTGATGATTCAAAAATTGTTAGAGTCCATCAACTTGACGGCAAACGAAATTTATTGGAATTGTTTCATGGACCGACTTTGGCTTTTAAAGATATGGCCCTTTCGCTTTTGCCTTATCTGCTGACAGCAGCTATCAAAAAAAGTGGCAGTTCAAAGACTCTTGTTATTCTAACGGCAACTTCCGGTGATACCGGTGGTGCGGCTTTAAAGGGTTTTAGTGATGTCCCGCAGACAAAAATCGTTGTTTATTACCCGTCGGTCGGCGTTTCTAAATTACAGCGTCAGCAAATGACAACGGCTGACGGCAAAAATACTCATGTTGTTGCTGTAACGGGCAATTTCGACGACGCTCAAAAAGCAGTTAAAAATCTTTTAACGGATCATCGATTAATTCAAAAAATGAATGCAGCGTCACTTGCTTTTTCCTCCGCGAATTCAATTAACATTGGACGCTTGATACCTCAGGTTATTTACTATGTCTATGCATACGCTCAATTGGTCAAGGATAAACGCTTATTGGCTGGTGAAAAATTGGATGTAACGGTTCCGACCGGTAATTTTGGTGATATTCTGGCTGCCTACTGGGCAAAAAAACTCGGTGTCCCAATCGGGAAACTAACTGTTGCTTCTAATGCTAATCACGTTCTGACTGATTTTTTTGCAACCGGGATTTACGATGCCGATCGTTCCTTCCAAGTTACCAGCAGCCCGGCAATGGATATTCTTGTTTCCAGTAATTTGGAACGACTTTTATTTGACGTTGCCGGTTCCAAGGCGGTCGCTGCTTGGATGAAAGATTTGGCCGATAAGCGTCGATATCAGCTTGATGATCTTTCTTTGAGCAGGCTTCAGGATTCTTTTAATGCAGCTTTTGCCGATCCTAAAACAACTGCTCAAACAATCCGGGAAACATTTCAGCAGAACAACTATTTATTGGATCCCCATACAGCGGTCGCGGTTTCTGTTGAGAAAGATTTTCCAAGCGATAGGCAACAACTCATCGTTGCAACAGCCAGCCCCTTTAAGTTTGCCGAAACTGTTTTGAAAGCGCTCGGAAAAGAAGCCGGCAATGATCCGCAGACAAATTTGAATCTTTTATCTGATTTGAGCGGTCAAGCAGTTCCTGAGGCAATTAATGGCCTCTTTAATAAAAAAGTCCTTCATACAAAAAAGTTGGCAATCGAGGATTTACCAACTGATTTAAATAAAGCTCTCGGAATTTAA
- a CDS encoding aspartate kinase, producing the protein MKIVKFGGSSLASGTQIRKVFRIVKSDPERKIVVVSAPGKRFKGDVKITDLLLQLAEAILSKEKTAQIYEQIFLRYQAIGDFFKIPATGIEELKAHLYSVAKANYPSDEFFKAALSAQGENMSARLITIIFKQLGMNVRLLTPKEVGLTVSDEARKAQILPGSYAKIAQTEIADNEVLIFPGFFGITKNGLINTFSRGGSDITGAILARGFGADLYENFTDVDSIYAVNPNLVDNPAPIREMTYNEMRELSYAGFAVFHDEAILPAIQGKIPICVKNTNHPEMPGTIIVPRDKVSHKNKITGIASSHHFQAIYLHRYLVNREVGFTAKILKIMADLDISYEHMPSGIDDLTIILDKNQLTKGRKEKLTQRIKDEIQPDDLQWKNDYAIIMVVGEGLVNRVGAMADIVDPIRNAGISLTMVNQGSSEISIMLGVRPEDEQKAVKAIYNDHFKDGHPKKEV; encoded by the coding sequence ATGAAAATTGTCAAATTCGGCGGAAGTTCATTAGCCAGCGGAACTCAAATCAGAAAGGTCTTTCGAATTGTAAAAAGCGATCCGGAAAGAAAAATTGTCGTTGTTTCGGCTCCCGGAAAACGATTCAAAGGCGATGTGAAAATTACTGATCTTTTGCTGCAACTGGCCGAGGCCATTTTAAGCAAGGAAAAAACTGCTCAAATCTATGAACAGATCTTTCTTCGCTATCAAGCTATCGGTGATTTCTTTAAAATTCCAGCGACAGGAATCGAAGAGCTTAAAGCACATCTCTATTCGGTTGCCAAAGCAAATTATCCATCTGATGAGTTTTTCAAAGCTGCTTTATCAGCCCAAGGCGAAAATATGTCGGCCCGACTAATCACGATTATTTTTAAGCAGCTCGGAATGAATGTCCGTCTTCTAACACCAAAAGAAGTTGGCTTAACTGTAAGCGACGAAGCCAGAAAAGCACAAATTTTACCAGGTTCTTACGCGAAAATTGCCCAAACAGAAATTGCCGATAATGAAGTACTTATCTTCCCAGGTTTTTTCGGTATCACAAAAAACGGTTTAATCAATACCTTTTCACGTGGCGGGTCCGATATTACAGGAGCAATTTTAGCCCGCGGATTCGGAGCCGATTTATACGAAAATTTTACAGACGTTGATTCGATTTACGCCGTTAATCCCAATTTAGTGGACAATCCGGCACCAATTAGAGAAATGACCTACAACGAAATGCGTGAGCTAAGCTATGCCGGCTTTGCTGTTTTTCACGACGAAGCAATCCTGCCGGCAATCCAGGGGAAAATCCCAATCTGTGTAAAAAACACGAATCATCCCGAAATGCCCGGAACGATCATTGTTCCGCGCGATAAAGTTTCGCATAAAAATAAAATTACTGGTATCGCCAGTTCCCATCATTTTCAAGCTATTTACCTTCACCGTTATTTGGTCAACCGGGAAGTCGGTTTCACGGCTAAAATATTAAAAATCATGGCTGATTTGGATATTTCCTACGAACATATGCCGTCAGGAATTGATGACCTGACGATTATTCTGGATAAAAACCAGTTAACAAAGGGACGCAAAGAAAAACTGACACAAAGAATTAAAGACGAAATTCAGCCGGATGATCTCCAGTGGAAAAACGACTACGCAATCATTATGGTGGTTGGCGAAGGGCTAGTTAACCGTGTCGGCGCAATGGCGGACATCGTTGACCCGATCAGAAATGCCGGAATTTCTTTGACAATGGTGAATCAGGGATCTTCGGAAATTTCAATCATGCTCGGCGTCCGTCCGGAAGACGAACAAAAAGCCGTCAAAGCAATCTATAACGATCACTTTAAAGACGGCCATCCTAAAAAAGAAGTTTAA
- a CDS encoding NTP transferase domain-containing protein, translating to MSEVDVVILAAGKGVRMKDGIPKPLHEVAGLPMLEWICRAVRKFDPKNIIAVQAADEDFSSYVDETVVQKEQLGSADALRNAFPKIDAEKLIVINADMPLITENALIDLVKQGEGFDAALLTADLKKPFGYGRVIPVGERNVVEQIVEEKDATTDQQKINLVNAGVYLFRTDYIKRAINNVTTDNSQSEYYLTDALPGAKIVQAADWQDILGVNTQQQLAAVSKIARKRINNQMMTNGVTMIDPLTTYIDANVLVGTGTIIKPGTVIEHDSVIGAENVIGPYAHLREKTITGIDVHIGNFVETKNAKIGDHTHIGHLTYVGDAEVGQAVNIGAGTIFVNYDGKNKHITKVGDRAFIGSNSKLIAPVEIASEAITAAGSTITDNVDRHAMGIARQRQTNKADFWQRMSHEDFAAKYDAEHGQGEDKP from the coding sequence TTGTCAGAAGTTGATGTTGTTATTTTAGCGGCTGGCAAGGGTGTCCGCATGAAAGACGGTATACCCAAACCGCTGCATGAAGTCGCCGGTCTACCGATGCTTGAATGGATTTGCCGGGCAGTCAGAAAATTCGATCCGAAAAATATTATTGCTGTTCAGGCGGCAGACGAAGATTTTTCTTCTTATGTTGATGAAACCGTTGTTCAAAAAGAACAATTAGGTTCTGCCGATGCTTTGCGAAATGCTTTTCCAAAGATTGACGCCGAAAAACTTATTGTTATTAATGCCGATATGCCTCTGATAACCGAAAATGCTTTGATTGATCTGGTGAAGCAGGGCGAGGGATTCGATGCGGCATTGCTGACGGCCGATCTCAAAAAACCTTTTGGTTATGGCCGCGTGATTCCGGTTGGCGAACGCAACGTTGTCGAACAAATCGTCGAAGAAAAAGACGCAACCACCGACCAACAGAAGATAAATTTGGTTAATGCCGGCGTTTATCTTTTTCGTACCGACTATATTAAACGGGCAATCAATAACGTTACGACTGATAATTCCCAAAGCGAATATTATTTGACTGACGCCCTGCCCGGTGCCAAGATTGTTCAGGCTGCGGATTGGCAGGACATCCTTGGAGTGAATACTCAACAACAATTGGCAGCGGTTAGCAAAATTGCTCGAAAACGGATTAACAATCAGATGATGACCAATGGCGTTACGATGATCGATCCTTTGACTACCTACATTGATGCTAATGTTCTTGTTGGGACCGGCACTATTATTAAACCCGGCACGGTTATCGAACACGACTCGGTAATCGGAGCCGAAAACGTTATCGGTCCGTATGCTCATTTGCGTGAAAAAACTATTACCGGTATTGACGTCCATATTGGAAATTTTGTCGAAACGAAAAACGCCAAGATTGGCGATCATACCCATATTGGCCATTTGACTTATGTTGGGGATGCCGAAGTTGGTCAGGCGGTTAATATTGGCGCAGGAACAATTTTCGTTAATTACGACGGTAAAAACAAACATATAACCAAAGTTGGGGATCGGGCCTTTATTGGCAGCAACAGCAAGTTGATAGCTCCGGTTGAAATTGCTTCCGAAGCCATTACGGCAGCCGGTTCGACGATTACCGACAACGTTGACCGGCATGCAATGGGAATTGCCCGCCAGCGACAGACGAATAAAGCTGATTTTTGGCAACGAATGTCACATGAGGATTTCGCGGCTAAATATGATGCCGAACATGGCCAGGGAGAAGACAAACCATAA
- a CDS encoding ECF-type riboflavin transporter substrate-binding protein, with the protein MQEKKKSFISVRDVVAIGIGTAVFFVLMRFLAVPTPVANTTINLGEPWLSLIGAIFGPIVGFLVGFIGHALNDTASGWGVWWTWVFADGVLGLLLGLTKSRLKLQSEPLTKKKIIFFNIWQIISNAIAWFLIAPLGDIVVYKQPAAKVFLQGIWAGVGNMVAIAIVGTILLAAYSKTRTRSGSLKSED; encoded by the coding sequence ATGCAGGAAAAGAAAAAAAGTTTTATTAGTGTCAGAGATGTTGTTGCTATTGGGATTGGCACGGCGGTCTTCTTTGTTCTAATGCGCTTTTTGGCAGTACCGACTCCTGTTGCCAATACAACGATTAATTTGGGCGAACCCTGGCTCAGTTTGATTGGAGCCATTTTTGGTCCGATCGTTGGTTTTTTGGTTGGCTTTATCGGTCATGCTTTAAATGACACAGCCTCTGGCTGGGGCGTTTGGTGGACTTGGGTTTTTGCCGATGGAGTTTTGGGCTTGTTATTGGGATTAACGAAGTCCCGCCTGAAATTGCAAAGCGAACCTTTAACGAAGAAAAAAATTATTTTCTTCAATATTTGGCAGATCATCTCCAACGCAATTGCCTGGTTTTTGATTGCTCCGCTTGGAGACATTGTTGTTTACAAGCAGCCGGCTGCCAAAGTATTTTTGCAGGGTATTTGGGCTGGCGTTGGCAACATGGTCGCAATTGCGATCGTTGGAACGATTCTGTTGGCTGCCTATAGCAAGACCAGAACCAGGTCGGGATCGTTAAAGTCTGAAGATTAA